From Nicotiana tabacum cultivar K326 chromosome 20, ASM71507v2, whole genome shotgun sequence, one genomic window encodes:
- the LOC142174644 gene encoding uncharacterized protein LOC142174644: MGDVDNINENVRNEPVDLNVRRVAPLVPGAALYDWAQPTADNLATAIVVPAIQAETFQITNNMLHLLQMQLRKLSKLLLFPFSVTGEAQTWLNSLPFNSITTWEELVKQFLNKFYLPNKTAKQIDDILQYRQQPSESLQETWERFKGMLVKCPHHGIPDQMLGQRFYMGLADNLKANVDASAGSAFLSKTFTECKILLDKMSQNSGWMTRGTTLAPIVHSVPLDPNNLHAENMATLMTQMSILTKKIDEMGTKQVHIIDTTNGGLCTPCVNQFYVCSWSGEGENQGEREDMNYVNNYGGQRQGEQQWRPQQNQEYRPNMQQPTGMNPQNQLVSVPYQKPQGYPQQNQQQLTYQPPPQQQDNNMVEIRSMLQQLIVTNNKVQKKLAVHDSAIKNIETQLVQLSMALKNRPRGTFPADTNINPKDQNPNQLMAVSLRNGRDLDREQEIAQASKDTTLATPVQLEVEEPTELTEVVVEQSQEEKGKEKMNEQVAEQVAPLVPENSNREKPPSNAQRVIPAPFPQRLVKQKKADQYKKFMEMLRQIQLNIPLMDALREMPGYAKMMKNLMSQKFDFQDLSTVTLT, encoded by the exons ATGGGTGACGTAGATAACATCAACGAAAACGTCAGGAATGAGCCAGTTGACTTAAATGTCAGAagggtggcacctcttgtgcccgGAGCTGCACtttatgactgggcacaacccacagctgATAATCTGGCCACTGCCATAGTTGTGCCCGCAATTCAAGcggagacattccagatcaccaacaacatgCTACATCTGCT CCAAATGCAACTCCGAAAGCTATCAAAGCTGCTACTGTTTCCATTCTCGGTAACCGGGGAAGCTCAGACCTGGCTAAATTCGCTCCCTTTCAACTCTATTACcacctgggaggaattagtcaagcagttcCTGAACAAGTTCTATCTGCCTAACAAGACTGCAAAACAGATTGATGACATATTGCAGTATAGGCAGCAGCCCTCTGAGTCCTTGCAAGAAACTTGGGAAAGGTTTAAAGGGATGTTAGTGAAGTGTCCTCACCATGGCATTCCAGACCAGATGCTCGgccagagattctacatggggCTAGCTGACAATTTGAAAGCAAATGTGGATGCGTCAGCTGGAAGTGCATTTTTAAGTAAAACATTTACTGAGTGCAAAATCCTTCTCGATAAGATGTCACAAAATTCGGGGTGGATGACTAGAGGTACAACACTGGCACCCATAGTGCATTCAGTTCCTCTTGACCCAAATAATTTGCATGCAGAGAACATGGCCACACTCATGACCCAGATGAGCATATTGACAaagaagattgatgagatgggtacaaaACAGGTGCACATTATTGATACAACAAATGGGGGACTGTGTACACCTTGTGTTAATCAATTTTATGTGTGTTCATGGAGCGGAGAAGGTGAAAATCAAGGGGAAAgggaagatatgaattatgtcaACAACTATGGGGGTCAAAGGCAAGGAGAACAACAGTGGAGACCGCAACAAAATCAGGAATACAGGCCTAATATGCAGCAGCCTACGGGTATGAACCCTCAAAACCAATTGGTGTCAGTACCATATCAGAAACCACAGGGCTATCCACAGCAAAATCAACAACAATTGACATACCAACCACCCCCTCAGCAACAAGATAACAACATGGTGGAAATCAGGAGTATGCTTCAGCAACTCATTGTGACAAATAATAAAGTGCAGAAAAAATTGGCAGTACATGATTCAGCCATAAAGAATATTGAAACGCAGCTGGTTCAGCTGTCCATGGCTTTGAAAAACCGTCCTCGGGGAACTTTTCCTGCAGACACAAACATAAACCCCAAGGACCAAAACCCGAATCAGCTGATGGCAGTAAGTCTCCGGAATGGGAGAGATTTAGACAGAGAGCAGGAAATTGCACAAGCCAGCAAGGACACTACACTAGCCACTCCAGTTCAATTAGAGGTAGAGGAGCCAACAGAACTTACTGAAGTGGTGGTTGAGCAGAGTCAGGAggaaaaaggcaaagaaaagatgaatgAGCAAGTTGCAGAAcaggtggcacctcttgtgccagaaaaTTCTAACAGAGAGAAGCCACCAagtaatgcacaaagggtgatacctgCACCCTTCCCTCAGAGACTGGTCAAACAAAAGAAGGCAGACCAATATAAGAAGTTCATGGAGATGCTGCGTCAAATTCAGTTGAATATTCCTTTGATGGATGCCTTGAGGGAGATGCCCGGCTATGCTAAGATGATGAAAAATCTAATGTCACAGAAGTTTGATTTTCAGGATCTATCCACTGTAACTTTGACATAG